A genomic segment from Eremothecium gossypii ATCC 10895 chromosome III, complete sequence encodes:
- the GUT1 gene encoding glycerol kinase (Syntenic homolog of Saccharomyces cerevisiae YHL032C (GUT1)): protein MTLNVVPKGEIPLIAAIDVGTTSTRAILFNKQGQEVSKYQIEYSTTAAKDKEASSPGSAGSGKGIIFSAEGIAIEANEYVEIEELEHQDATLRFPHPGWVECKPMNILANVVQCFAATLISINKVNDERVENNLPPYVIKCIGVTNMRETTIVWSKKTGLPVVDYGIVWNDTRTMDIVNTKKSETPPEEQERLRAKTGLPPYSTYFSCSKLRWFLDNVPEVLEAYESGDLMFGTVDTWLIYHLTGNHAFVSDVTNASRTGFMNLDTLDYDDELLEYWGIDRSKLNMPKIVPSAQYYGDFCVPAVTKKKLTEAAWDVLTSFSQSGIPIQGCLGDQSSSLVGQMAFKAGSAKCTYGTGCFLLYNTGTKKLLSQHGALTTFGFWFPELEGSEASKPHFVLEGSVAVAGSVVQWLRDNLRLFPRAEDVGPLASRVPDCGGVVFVPAFSGLFAPYWDAAARGTILGMSQFTTASHIARAAIEGVCFQARAILKAMSSDAFGEGAKDHDFLEEIVDTGTYEHSPLSVLAVDGGMSKSDEVMQIQADILGPCVKVRRSPTAESTALGAAIAACMAYKDPNERVWKDLNDAKKWIFYGGLEKEEALRTPDNVSSKLKIFASQSVDTVRRKNWKRWEAAIERTKGWLHDAEGN, encoded by the coding sequence ATGACGCTGAACGTGGTGCCAAAAGGGGAAATTCCGCTGATTGCGGCCATCGACGTGGGGACCACGTCGACCCGTGCGATATTATTCAACAAGCAGGGACAGGAGGTGTCCAAGTACCAGATCGAGTACTCCACGACGGCAGCCAAGGACAAGGAGGCGTCGTCGCCGGGGTCTGCGGGGTCTGGTAAGGGCATTATTTTCTCTGCCGAGGGTATTGCCATCGAGGCGAACGAGTACGTGGAGatcgaggagctggagcaccAGGACGCCACCTTGCGCTTCCCCCACCCCGGCTGGGTGGAGTGCAAGCCGATGAACATCTTGGCCAACGTCGTCCAGTGCTTTGCCGCGACCTTGATCTCGATCAACAAGGTGAACGACGAGCGTGTGGAAAACAATCTGCCTCCATACGTGATCAAGTGCATTGGTGTCACCAACATGCGGGAGACCACGATCGTGTGGTCTAAGAAGACCGGCTTGCCGGTAGTGGACTATGGTATTGTGTGGAACGACACACGTACCATGGATATCGTGAACACAAAAAAAAGCGAGACCCCCCCTGAGGAGCAGGAGCGGTTGCGTGCGAAGACGGGTCTTCCGCCATACTCCACGTACTTCTCGTGCTCCAAGTTGCGTTGGTTCTTGGACAACGTCCCTGAAGTTCTGGAAGCTTACGAAAGCGGCGACTTGATGTTCGGCACCGTCGACACCTGGTTGATTTACCATCTCACAGGCAACCATGCGTTTGTCTCCGACGTCACCAATGCATCCAGAACCGGGTTCATGAACCTGGACACTCTTGACTACGACGACGAACTCCTGGAGTACTGGGGGATTGACAGGAGCAAGCTCAACATGCCAAAGATTGTCCCGTCTGCCCAGTACTATGGTGACTTCTGTGTCCCCGCCGTGACAAAGAAGAAGTTGACAGAGGCTGCCTGGGACGTGTTGACGTCCTTCAGCCAGTCCGGCATTCCAATCCAGGGCTGCTTGGGTGACCAGAGCTCCTCTCTAGTGGGCCAGATGGCATTCAAGGCCGGCTCTGCCAAGTGTACGTACGGTACCGGCTGCTTCTTGTTGTACAACACCGGCACAAAGAAATTGCTTTCCCAGCACGGTGCCTTGACCACGTTCGGTTTTTGGTTCCCGGAGTTGGAGGGCTCCGAAGCCAGTAAGCCACATTTCGTCTTGGAAGGTTccgtcgccgtcgccggCTCTGTGGTGCAGTGGCTAAGAGACAACTTGAGACTATTTCCAAGGGCGGAGGACGTCGGGCCATTGGCCAGCAGAGTTCCGGACTGCGGCGGCGTTGTTTTCGTTCCGGCCTTCAGCGGCCTATTCGCTCCCTACTGGGACGCAGCTGCCCGTGGCACCATATTGGGCATGTCGCAGTTCACCACGGCCTCGCACATCGCGCGTGCCGCAATCGAGGGCGTGTGCTTCCAAGCCAGAGCGATCTTGAAGGCCATGAGCTCCGACGCCTTCGGCGAGGGCGCCAAGGACCACGACTTCTTGGAGGAGATCGTCGACACAGGCACGTACGAGCACTCGCCCTTGTCGGTCTTGGCCGTCGACGGCGGCATGTCCAAGTCAGACGAGGTCATGCAGATCCAGGCCGACATCTTGGGTCCCTGTGTCAAGGTCAGACGCTCGCCCACCGCAGAGAGCACCGCATTGGGCGCCGCAATCGCTGCGTGCATGGCGTACAAGGACCCCAACGAGCGTGTGTGGAAGGACCTCAACGACGCCAAAAAATGGATCTTCTATGGCGGGTTGGAAAAAGAGGAGGCCCTGCGCACTCCGGACAACGTCTCCTCGAAGTTGAAGATATTCGCCAGCCAGTCCGTTGACACCGTCCGGAGAAAGAACTGGAAGCGCTGGGAAGCGGCCATCGAAAGAACCAAGGGTTGGTTACACGACGCAGAGGGCAATTAA
- the FPS1 gene encoding Fps1p (Syntenic homolog of Saccharomyces cerevisiae YLL043W (FPS1)), giving the protein MSGKHKTEQGFAQDLEQQGPPHHGHRSEYVTGEFVESGAPFVMQEVVANSGAVVSNLRQQELANARAKPHGEHVNERDYDDLMSASMVVKPKPLHQNPQTPTVLPSNYQPINAWSQFKATYLREFFAEFLGTMVLVFFGDSVVVQTRMSSTARVTAFLGQLESNGLSGSPVEYMRHLVTPDVAGSSISVNLCWASGVVMGYYAAGGPAITGAHMNPAVTLANYCFRGLPAVKVLIYWAAQMLGGYMGGLTVFWYYARVIKTTFPDWKTNESVIGCFSTVPLPYLDSNRQFISEFVIGALLIGLIFALTDPYTCLTTDFFPIMLFLLIFSLLACGSYQTGAILNPARDIGPRLAMWTVGFSRKALWEDHHHYFWVALVGPCVGGLVGALIYDLLIFQGHESPVNQPAAHVLKRLKTRFTSFGRKTASTGEYTFSDKELTDVSSNNASGKNINFRSVTRGESTNGVPTIYSQSNDPKK; this is encoded by the coding sequence ATGAGTGGCAAGCACAAGACAGAGCAGGGCTTCGCTCAGGACCTTGAGCAGCAAGGCCCCCCCCACCACGGCCACCGCTCGGAATACGTGACTGGCGAGTTCGTCGAGAGTGGTGCGCCATTCGTGATGCAGGAGGTAGTTGCGAATTCGGGTGCGGTGGTCTCCAACCTACGCCAGCAGGAGTTGGCGAACGCGCGGGCCAAGCCGCACGGCGAACACGTCAACGAGCGGGACTACGACGACCTGATGTCGGCCTCGATGGTGGTCAAGCCTAAGCCACTGCACCAGAACCCGCAGACCCCCACGGTCCTTCCGTCGAACTACCAACCGATCAACGCCTGGTCCCAGTTCAAGGCGACGTATCTGCGTGAATTCTTTGCGGAGTTCTTGGGAACCATGGTTTTGGTGTTTTTCGGCGACTCGGTAGTGGTCCAGACCCGTATGTCTTCCACTGCCCGTGTCACAGCATTCCTCGGGCAGCTTGAATCGAACGGGTTAAGTGGCAGCCCAGTTGAGTACATGCGCCACTTGGTGACACCTGACGTTGCTGGAAGCTCGATATCTGTCAATCTCTGCTGGGCGTCCGGTGTCGTTATGGGTTATTACGCAGCTGGTGGCCCAGCTATTACCGGTGCTCACATGAACCCCGCAGTGACGCTAGCCAACTACTGTTTCAGAGGCCTTCCAGCCGTGAAGGTTCTTATCTACTGGGCAGCTCAGATGCTAGGTGGTTACATGGGTGGCTTGACCGTTTTCTGGTATTACGCAAGAGTGATTAAAACAACCTTCCCCGACTGGAAAACCAACGAAAGTGTAATCGGCTGCTTCTCTACGGTCCCATTGCCCTACTTGGACAGCAACAGGCAGTTCATCAGTGAGTTTGTCATCGGTGCTCTCTTGATCGGCCTAATATTTGCTCTGACGGACCCTTACACATGTCTGACCACGGACTTTTTCCCGATTATGTTGTTCCTCTTGATCTTCTCTCTATTAGCCTGTGGCTCTTACCAGACTGGTGCTATTTTGAACCCTGCCCGTGATATCGGTCCTCGCTTGGCCATGTGGACTGTCGGCTTCAGCAGAAAGGCACTATGGGAGGACCATCACCACTACTTTTGGGTGGCCCTCGTCGGCCCATGCGTCGGTGGCTTAGTGGGCGCCTTGATCTACGACTTGCTAATATTCCAGGGCCACGAATCCCCTGTGAACCAGCCTGCCGCTCACGTACTCAAGAGACTCAAGACCAGATTCACCTCATTCGGCAGGAAGACCGCTTCCACAGGCGAGTACACCTTCTCGGACAAGGAACTGACTGATGTGAGCAGCAACAATGCCTCGGGCAAGAACATCAATTTCAGATCGGTAACTCGCGGTGAGTCTACGAACGGCGTTCCGACCATCTACAGCCAATCGAACGATCCTAAAAAGTAA
- the GOS1 gene encoding Gos1p (Syntenic homolog of Saccharomyces cerevisiae YHL031C (GOS1)): protein MASFVTVRGKAISLESQCDSLLSRYSSYAQSTSSEADSKERGLAEKLESVLKERQGVIEELQRICDDTTSIGSSKLSQLQRHREVLQQHWQTFQSIRSSIQQERSRLNLLFSVKRTLEQSELEEQPQEEQYAAAETRRIEESHNVLDRLISQAFETRDRFAEQRFSLQRANDRVYQTLQRIPGINHVLSQITIRRRKNAMILALTMTICIVLLYWNMVG from the coding sequence ATGGCATCATTTGTGACAGTGCGAGGCAAAGCTATCTCGTTAGAGTCGCAATGCGACTCATTGCTGTCGAGGTACTCCTCATATGCGCAGTCGACAAGCAGTGAAGCAGACAGCAAAGAGCGCGGGCTGGCGGAGAAGCTCGAGAGCGTACTGAAGGAGCGGCAAGGGGTTATAgaggagctgcagcggaTCTGCGACGATACCACGAGCATCGGGTCATCCAAGCTATCGCAATTGCAGCGGCACCGCGAAGTGCTACAGCAACACTGGCAGACGTTCCAGTCCATCCGGTCGTCCATCCAGCAGGAGCGGAGCAGACTGAATCTGCTGTTCAGTGTCAAGCGCACGCTGGAGCAGagcgagctggaggagcaACCACAGGAGGAGCAGTACGCCGCAGCAGAGACGCGGCGGATCGAGGAGTCGCATAACGTGCTGGACCGGCTGATCTCGCAGGCGTTCGAGACACGCGACCGGTTTGCGGAACAGCGGTTCTCGCTGCAGCGGGCCAACGACCGCGTGTACCAGACCCTGCAGCGTATCCCGGGCATCAACCACGTGCTCAGCCAGATCACGATCCGACGTCGCAAAAACGCTATGATACTGGCACTGACCATGACGATATGCATCGTGTTGCTATACTGGAATATGGTAGGCTAA
- a CDS encoding ATG3/ATG10 family protein (Syntenic homolog of Saccharomyces cerevisiae YLL042C (ATG10)) gives MLSAEDFSDQVLRLLPLLRRWRRCEHALWDPRARRLQLSVATARNSARFDVRVDLHPLYAVPQLLLRYWEPDPAVSEYEVWKLHFVDPYQLPLWQPGRFSIALDQVPATSGSAYETWYVVNSCDTDANVGPETDNYMLRWFSLYGQLLDENLGFTLAAALVAPCTDQKKA, from the coding sequence ATGCTTTCCGCGGAAGACTTCTCCGACCAGGTGCTGCGGCTCCTGCCCCTGCtgcgccgctggcgccgctgcgAGCACGCGCTGTGGGACCCACGCGCCCGTCGCCTGCAACTCTCCGTCGCCACCGCCCGCAACAGCGCCCGCTTCGACGTCCGTGTCGACCTCCACCCCCTGTATGCGGtcccgcagctgctgctgcgttATTGGGAGCCCGACCCCGCGGTCTCCGAGTACGAGGTCTGGAAGCTGCACTTCGTAGACCCGTACCAGCTGCCGTTGTGGCAGCCTGGCCGCTTCTCTATAGCGCTGGACCAGGTCCCGGCAACGTCGGGCTCCGCTTACGAAACATGGTATGTCGTTAACTCATGTGATACAGATGCAAATGTCGGGCCCGAGACAGATAACTACATGCTACGCTGGTTCTCTCTTTACGGGCAGCTGCTCGATGAGAATCTGGGTTTCACGTTAGCAGCTGCGCTGGTGGCCCCCTGCACAGACCAAAAAAAAGCGTAG
- the SDH2 gene encoding succinate dehydrogenase iron-sulfur protein subunit SDH2 (Syntenic homolog of Saccharomyces cerevisiae YLL041C (SDH2)), with translation MVFRAGIGRIGLIRGLATQAAEVSATRYKSFKIYRWNPDTPAEKPRMQEYKVDLNKCGPMVLDALIKIKNEQDPTLTFRRSCREGICGSCAMNIGGRNTLACLCKIDQAENKDVKIYPLPHMYVVKDLVPDLTNFYKQYKSIQPYLQKASKPADGREHLQSIADRKKLDGLYECILCACCSTACPSYWWNNEQYLGPAVLMQAYRWMVDSRDGAGAGRREQLQNAMSVYRCHTIMNCTRTCPKGLNPGKAIAEIKKALAFA, from the coding sequence ATGGTTTTTAGAGCAGGCATTGGTCGTATCGGTCTCATCAGAGGGCTCGCCACACAAGCGGCGGAAGTATCGGCGACGAGGTACAAGAGCTTCAAGATCTACCGCTGGAACCCGGACACTCCAGCCGAGAAGCCGCGGATGCAGGAGTACAAGGTGGACCTGAACAAGTGTGGGCCGATGGTGCTAGACGCGCTGATCAAGATCAAGAACGAGCAGGATCCCACGCTGACGTTCCGGCGGTCTTGCCGTGAGGGCATCTGCGGGTCGTGCGCGATGAATATCGGCGGCCGCAACACGCTGGCCTGCTTGTGCAAGATCGACCAGGCCGAGAACAAAGACGTGAAGATCTACCCACTGCCTCACATGTACGTGGTGAAGGATCTCGTGCCGGACCTCACCAACTTCTACAAACAGTACAAGTCGATCCAGCCATACCTGCAGAAGGCTTCCAAGCCCGCCGACGGGCGCGAACATCTGCAGAGCATTGCCGACCGCAAGAAGCTAGACGGCCTGTACGAGTGTATTCTATGTGCATGCTGCTCGACGGCGTGCCCATCGTACTGGTGGAACAACGAGCAGTACCTCGGCCCAGCCGTCTTGATGCAAGCGTACCGCTGGATGGTGGACTCCCGTGatggcgcgggcgcgggcagACGCGAGCAGTTGCAGAACGCCATGTCCGTCTACCGCTGCCACACTATCATGAACTGTACCCGGACGTGTCCAAAGGGTTTGAACCCGGGCAAGGCCATCGCCGAGATCAAGAAGGCCCTAGCTTTTGCCTGA